A genomic stretch from Bradyrhizobium sp. 195 includes:
- a CDS encoding AAA family ATPase has protein sequence MRDPREYRRDPGLVDAVNVALLLRQPLMVTGEPGTGKTVLAASIAYELGLGQPLIFETKSTSQARDLFYGYDTLGRFTAKELASSVGRPADYIAYNALGEAIVHANDPEDLKDVLPAGYVHHGKRRSVVLIDEVEKAPRDFPNDMLNEIERMYFRIPELGNRAIAAVDPNYHPIVVMTNNSEKSLPDAFLRRCIYYNIPFPEANAMEEIILARLPRYFPKDTDLSLMRDVVRFALFIRNDVTGLEKKPGTSELLNWLSAMVRLGASPSSSLTDPVARDIALRSLPALAKISGDQARVSEMLSEWRDAGRS, from the coding sequence ATGCGCGATCCCCGCGAATACCGCCGCGACCCGGGGCTGGTCGATGCCGTCAATGTCGCGTTGCTCCTGCGACAGCCGTTGATGGTGACTGGGGAACCAGGTACCGGAAAGACTGTGCTTGCAGCCAGTATTGCTTACGAACTAGGGCTTGGGCAGCCACTCATATTCGAGACTAAATCGACGTCGCAAGCGCGTGATCTCTTCTACGGCTACGACACGCTCGGTCGTTTCACCGCGAAGGAGCTCGCATCATCGGTCGGTCGGCCGGCAGACTACATCGCTTACAATGCGCTTGGTGAAGCGATCGTGCACGCCAACGATCCAGAGGACCTAAAGGACGTACTACCGGCAGGCTACGTCCACCACGGCAAGCGTCGCTCGGTGGTATTGATAGATGAAGTAGAGAAGGCTCCGCGCGATTTCCCAAATGATATGCTGAATGAAATAGAGCGTATGTATTTCCGAATTCCGGAACTAGGCAATCGCGCAATTGCAGCCGTCGACCCAAACTACCACCCTATCGTGGTAATGACTAATAACTCTGAGAAATCGCTGCCAGATGCATTCCTGCGGCGCTGTATCTACTACAATATCCCGTTTCCTGAGGCGAATGCCATGGAAGAAATCATACTCGCTCGCCTGCCGAGGTATTTTCCAAAAGACACCGACCTCTCACTGATGCGCGACGTCGTGAGGTTCGCCTTGTTCATTCGAAATGATGTAACCGGGCTGGAGAAGAAACCCGGAACGTCAGAACTTCTCAACTGGCTGAGCGCGATGGTGCGGTTAGGCGCATCACCGTCAAGCTCTCTCACCGATCCGGTAGCTCGAGACATTGCGCTGCGCAGTTTACCCGCACTAGCGAAAATCAGCGGCGACCAAGCACGGGTAAGCGAAATGCTTTCGGAATGGCGCGATGCCGGGCGCAGCTGA
- a CDS encoding TIR domain-containing protein — translation MRYIFISYASLDRATVKPILGALLAAGIPLWIDRPGEVGIAAHRLALPGIRSGASWEDEIRKAYEGAACVLFFLSRNSNNPARSDSLFREFDHGSAKNKLVIAKLDDIGREEMSGLVRIRQAVDLSAFDRTGSTNLDELIAELHRFVLNEGVAPNQSGKARSKRFARLLPYLCDRRTQRRYFREAIESELERDVVRPQIFFVLGEDSQCADKFVEQLFFVDMPELLQRNGLSNVVEDRLLRWPADIDPRADVDEIRDYLNELQYELADKIGLKHRSSLTEIERRLQRQSGALFLYFDVDIRKWNTAHRRLLGEWINWWNWLSMTGRHYPIIVVGRFCSADQGIWAFASRSLIMRLLNDLTVLSTNAGNRVMTAILPQLGHIGFEDIEAWINENADFAAEAPPDLRQRLRKFFTGWLGIGERKVPMVQAATLLRMIIDEMKISTDIPQSQGGAS, via the coding sequence ATGCGCTACATTTTCATTTCCTACGCCAGCTTAGATAGAGCGACCGTGAAGCCCATACTAGGGGCACTTCTGGCAGCCGGAATCCCACTATGGATTGATCGACCGGGTGAAGTTGGCATTGCCGCGCACCGATTAGCGCTCCCGGGTATACGGTCCGGCGCATCGTGGGAGGACGAAATACGCAAAGCGTATGAGGGCGCGGCCTGCGTTCTTTTCTTTCTCTCTCGAAATTCGAACAATCCCGCGCGCTCTGATTCTCTTTTCCGAGAGTTCGACCATGGCAGCGCAAAGAACAAGCTGGTCATAGCCAAACTTGACGATATTGGCCGCGAGGAAATGAGCGGCTTGGTGCGGATCAGGCAGGCCGTCGACCTGTCCGCTTTCGATCGGACGGGCTCCACCAACCTTGATGAATTAATTGCGGAGCTGCATCGATTTGTGTTGAATGAGGGAGTAGCGCCAAATCAGTCGGGAAAAGCGCGGTCGAAAAGATTCGCTCGGCTGCTACCTTATCTGTGCGACCGACGCACGCAACGACGATATTTCCGCGAAGCGATAGAATCCGAGCTGGAGCGGGATGTAGTGCGGCCGCAGATATTCTTCGTGCTAGGCGAGGACTCGCAATGCGCGGACAAATTCGTTGAGCAACTTTTCTTTGTTGATATGCCAGAGCTGCTGCAGCGTAATGGGCTCTCGAATGTGGTCGAAGACCGGCTGCTACGGTGGCCAGCGGACATCGATCCTCGCGCAGACGTTGATGAAATAAGAGATTATCTTAACGAGCTTCAATACGAACTCGCGGATAAGATCGGGCTCAAACACCGGTCGAGCCTCACCGAGATCGAGCGTCGGCTTCAGCGCCAAAGTGGAGCGCTGTTTCTCTATTTTGATGTCGATATCCGCAAGTGGAACACTGCACATCGTCGTCTGCTCGGGGAATGGATCAACTGGTGGAACTGGCTAAGCATGACGGGGCGCCACTATCCGATAATTGTAGTGGGACGATTTTGCTCTGCCGATCAGGGTATTTGGGCATTTGCAAGCAGGTCCCTGATCATGCGTCTCTTAAATGATCTTACGGTTCTCTCAACGAACGCGGGCAATCGAGTAATGACGGCGATTTTGCCGCAGCTCGGCCATATCGGTTTCGAGGATATTGAAGCTTGGATCAACGAGAATGCCGATTTTGCTGCCGAGGCTCCGCCCGATCTGCGCCAACGGCTCCGCAAATTTTTCACCGGATGGCTTGGCATTGGCGAACGTAAAGTGCCGATGGTGCAAGCGGCGACGTTATTGAGGATGATCATAGACGAGATGAAGATCAGTACTGATATTCCTCAATCTCAGGGCGGCGCATCATGA
- a CDS encoding DUF6641 family protein, translated as MPILKSLSFTALPKAANDPVQMRRTKFIAKLEEQKLLLADPNHIRTVQRWTKVNGERQATTKQQAVRPWWKTDASGQVVMSVKFGSKPMEFEKGKAGIVVGSKDKLPAVIDALIGAVRAGELDEHFSQAAKTSGIGRSRKAA; from the coding sequence ATGCCGATCCTCAAGTCCCTCTCGTTCACCGCGTTGCCCAAAGCTGCCAATGACCCGGTCCAGATGCGCCGGACCAAGTTCATCGCCAAGCTGGAGGAGCAGAAGTTGCTCCTCGCCGATCCGAACCACATCCGGACCGTCCAGCGCTGGACCAAGGTCAACGGCGAGCGTCAAGCTACGACCAAGCAACAGGCTGTCCGTCCCTGGTGGAAGACCGACGCGAGCGGACAGGTGGTCATGTCGGTCAAGTTTGGATCGAAGCCGATGGAGTTCGAGAAGGGCAAGGCCGGCATCGTCGTCGGCTCGAAGGACAAGCTGCCTGCTGTCATCGATGCCCTGATCGGAGCTGTCCGTGCCGGCGAGCTGGACGAGCACTTCAGCCAAGCTGCCAAGACCAGCGGCATCGGCAGGTCCCGGAAAGCCGCTTGA
- a CDS encoding helix-turn-helix domain-containing protein, whose amino-acid sequence MDLRQVFATNLRRIRHDRKLSQERLANDAGVDRAYLSRVERAVTYVGLEIIEKLAKILDVDPAEFFRKPTRATSRRKAG is encoded by the coding sequence ATGGACCTTCGCCAAGTTTTCGCGACCAACCTCAGGCGCATCCGGCATGACCGGAAGCTCTCGCAGGAGCGGCTGGCGAACGATGCTGGAGTGGACCGGGCTTACCTAAGCCGGGTCGAACGGGCCGTGACCTACGTCGGCCTGGAGATCATCGAGAAGCTGGCCAAGATCCTGGACGTGGACCCGGCCGAGTTTTTCCGGAAGCCAACCAGGGCTACTAGCCGTCGGAAGGCTGGCTGA
- a CDS encoding trehalose-6-phosphate synthase: protein MNLVVVSNRVARGKPNEPMTGGLAAALLPVVEHSGAIWVGSSGRVRDGHQKEPFAEIEALGTGAIATLDLPAAHYGGYYEGFANSALWPALHSRSDLIRVSREDYVSYREVNAFMARALMRFRKTKTAFWVQDYHFLALGAELRDLGVNDPIGFFLHTPWPVTAVMQGVPNHRELITAMLAYDLLGFQTNEDCQNFLGYVGGELGLTIEDGVAISQHGRTRCEVFPIGIDAEKFAAYAAKSASHPDVSRLRRSLNGERLAIGVDRLDYSKGLVNRISAFDRLWTDQPQFARSISLLQIANPSRGAIEAYGNLQNDVARLVTDVNGRHGEVDWTPIRYLNKGFSQAVLAGLYRTAQVGVVTPLHDGMNLVAKEYVAAQNPADPGVLVLSKFAGAANELDTALLVNPHDIDGMARAIAVAAAMPLTERKMRWDAMMKKLRGHTIQQWSADFVAELEKCRTEKAVEAPLAAQPPQALRWLRSAISGVRLI, encoded by the coding sequence GTGAACTTAGTCGTCGTTTCGAATCGCGTCGCGCGCGGCAAGCCTAACGAGCCCATGACGGGCGGTCTCGCGGCGGCCTTGTTGCCGGTGGTGGAACATTCGGGCGCGATCTGGGTGGGATCTTCGGGCCGGGTGCGCGATGGCCATCAGAAGGAACCATTCGCCGAGATCGAAGCACTGGGAACGGGCGCGATTGCGACGCTGGATCTGCCGGCGGCGCATTACGGCGGCTATTACGAAGGCTTCGCCAATTCGGCGCTGTGGCCGGCGCTGCATTCGCGCAGCGATCTGATTCGCGTCTCCCGCGAAGATTATGTCAGCTATCGCGAGGTCAACGCCTTCATGGCGCGCGCCTTGATGCGCTTCCGAAAAACCAAGACCGCGTTCTGGGTGCAGGATTATCACTTCCTCGCGCTCGGTGCGGAACTGCGTGATCTTGGCGTCAACGATCCGATCGGCTTCTTTCTGCATACGCCGTGGCCGGTCACCGCGGTAATGCAAGGCGTGCCCAATCATCGTGAGCTGATCACGGCGATGCTGGCCTACGATCTGCTCGGCTTCCAGACCAATGAGGATTGCCAGAACTTCCTCGGCTATGTCGGCGGCGAGCTCGGCCTCACCATCGAGGACGGTGTTGCGATCTCCCAGCATGGCCGCACCCGCTGCGAGGTATTTCCGATCGGGATCGATGCGGAGAAGTTCGCAGCCTATGCCGCGAAATCGGCATCGCATCCGGATGTGTCGCGGCTGCGGCGCAGCCTCAACGGCGAGCGGCTCGCGATCGGCGTTGACCGCCTCGACTATTCGAAAGGTCTCGTCAACCGCATCAGCGCATTCGACCGGCTCTGGACGGACCAGCCGCAGTTTGCGCGCAGCATCTCGCTGCTTCAGATCGCCAACCCCTCGCGCGGCGCGATCGAGGCCTATGGCAATCTCCAGAACGATGTCGCGCGCCTCGTCACCGACGTCAACGGCCGCCACGGCGAAGTGGACTGGACCCCGATCCGCTATTTGAACAAGGGTTTCAGTCAGGCCGTGCTCGCTGGTCTTTATCGGACAGCGCAGGTCGGCGTAGTGACGCCGCTCCATGACGGCATGAACCTCGTCGCGAAGGAATACGTCGCCGCGCAAAATCCCGCCGATCCCGGCGTGCTGGTGCTGTCGAAGTTTGCGGGCGCCGCCAACGAGCTCGATACCGCCTTGCTGGTCAATCCGCACGACATCGACGGCATGGCGCGCGCGATCGCGGTGGCGGCCGCAATGCCGCTCACCGAGCGCAAGATGCGCTGGGACGCGATGATGAAGAAGCTGCGCGGCCACACCATCCAGCAATGGTCGGCCGACTTCGTCGCAGAGCTGGAAAAATGCCGGACCGAGAAGGCCGTGGAAGCGCCGCTCGCAGCGCAGCCGCCGCAAGCACTGCGCTGGCTGAGGTCGGCGATATCAGGCGTGCGGTTGATTTAG
- the otsB gene encoding trehalose-phosphatase — MKSELAEMALDQQPTVFDDDTPETVPVPHALVPHLNETAILLDIDGTLLDLMPTPREVWVPPGLSETLKHLTERTSGALALVSGRSLNDIDLIFAPDVFRAVAGHGAEMRLSVDNEADAVHAPPLDKELKRRLAAIAKLSPGILLEDKGYSLALHYRLAPHAEKAIYESVSVIRADLPNAPIEVLPGKFVCEIKHSGFTKATGVRELMNREPFKGRRPIFIGDDVTDETVFAIMPDMNGLAFSVGRRAMGVNGHFDAPSDVRAFLALLLDPR; from the coding sequence ATGAAATCGGAACTTGCAGAAATGGCGTTGGACCAGCAGCCCACCGTATTCGACGACGACACGCCCGAAACGGTGCCGGTGCCGCATGCGCTCGTGCCGCATCTCAACGAGACCGCAATTCTGCTCGACATCGACGGGACCCTGCTCGACCTGATGCCGACCCCGCGTGAGGTGTGGGTGCCGCCGGGGCTGTCAGAAACGTTGAAGCATCTGACCGAGCGCACCTCCGGCGCGCTGGCGCTGGTCAGCGGCCGCTCGCTCAACGACATCGACCTGATCTTCGCGCCCGACGTGTTTCGCGCCGTCGCCGGCCATGGTGCCGAGATGCGACTGTCGGTCGACAATGAGGCCGATGCCGTGCACGCGCCCCCGCTGGACAAGGAGCTGAAGCGGCGGTTGGCGGCCATCGCCAAGCTCAGCCCGGGCATTCTGCTCGAGGACAAGGGTTATTCGCTCGCTCTGCATTACCGCCTCGCGCCGCATGCGGAGAAAGCGATTTATGAATCCGTCTCGGTGATCCGCGCCGACCTGCCCAATGCGCCCATCGAGGTGCTGCCCGGCAAGTTCGTCTGCGAGATCAAGCATTCCGGATTCACCAAGGCGACCGGCGTGCGTGAACTGATGAATCGGGAGCCTTTCAAGGGGCGGCGTCCGATCTTCATCGGCGACGACGTCACCGATGAAACCGTATTCGCGATCATGCCGGACATGAACGGCCTTGCCTTCTCGGTCGGCCGCCGTGCCATGGGCGTGAACGGCCATTTCGACGCCCCGAGCGACGTACGCGCGTTCCTTGCCCTCCTGCTCGATCCAAGGTGA
- a CDS encoding MFS transporter has translation MALQQSPAPNYAPVVAAAAADRIVETSIPSRLDALPWSGFHTRVVLALGITWILDGLEVTLAGALSGALKQSSSLHFTNLDLGIANSAYLAGAVLGALGFGWLTDRIGRKKLFFITLALYLSATAATALSWDVASYALFRFLTGAGIGGEYTAINSTIQELVPARYRGWTDLVINGSFWIGAAMGAVAAIVLLDPAVINPDLGWRLAYLIGATLGLVVLLMRMWIPESPRWLMIHGRPDQAHAIVDEIERSVVGHGQDAADGRFTKIRLRMRDHTPIREVVHTLFSVYRQRALVGLVLMSAQAFFYNAIFFTFALVLTDFYGISAENVGWYLLPFAAGNFLGPLLLGRLFDTLGRRAMIMFTYGMSGLLLALSGYLFSIGVLTAQGQTIAWMVIFFFASPAASAAYLTVSETFPLEVRALAIAVFYAVGTGIGGVVGPALFGVLIDTGSRTSVFAGYLLGSALMIAAAIVAWRYAVSAERKSLEQIARPLAYME, from the coding sequence ATGGCATTGCAGCAAAGCCCAGCGCCGAACTATGCTCCTGTGGTCGCGGCGGCCGCCGCCGATCGCATCGTCGAGACCAGCATTCCCTCGCGCCTCGACGCGCTGCCCTGGAGCGGCTTTCACACTCGCGTCGTGCTTGCGCTCGGCATCACCTGGATCCTCGACGGGCTCGAGGTGACGCTTGCCGGCGCGCTCTCGGGCGCCCTGAAACAGAGTTCGTCGCTGCATTTCACCAACCTCGATCTCGGCATTGCCAATTCCGCCTATCTCGCCGGTGCCGTGCTCGGCGCGCTCGGCTTCGGCTGGCTCACCGACCGCATCGGCCGCAAGAAGCTGTTCTTCATCACGCTGGCGCTCTATCTTTCGGCGACGGCCGCGACGGCTCTGTCGTGGGATGTCGCGAGCTACGCGCTGTTTCGTTTTCTCACCGGCGCCGGCATTGGCGGCGAATACACCGCGATCAATTCGACCATCCAGGAGCTGGTGCCGGCGCGCTATCGCGGCTGGACCGATCTCGTCATCAATGGGAGCTTCTGGATCGGGGCTGCGATGGGCGCGGTCGCGGCCATCGTCCTGCTCGATCCTGCCGTGATCAACCCCGACCTCGGCTGGCGTCTCGCTTATCTGATCGGCGCGACGCTCGGCCTCGTCGTGCTCTTGATGCGGATGTGGATTCCGGAAAGCCCGCGCTGGCTGATGATCCACGGCCGTCCCGACCAAGCGCATGCCATCGTCGACGAGATCGAGCGCTCGGTGGTCGGACACGGCCAGGATGCGGCCGACGGGCGCTTCACGAAGATCCGCCTGAGGATGCGCGACCACACGCCGATCCGCGAGGTCGTCCACACGCTGTTCTCGGTGTACCGGCAGCGCGCGCTGGTCGGCCTCGTTCTGATGAGCGCGCAGGCGTTCTTCTACAATGCAATCTTCTTCACCTTCGCGCTGGTGCTGACCGATTTTTACGGCATTAGCGCCGAAAACGTCGGCTGGTACCTGCTTCCCTTTGCTGCCGGCAATTTCCTCGGGCCGCTGCTGCTCGGCCGGCTGTTCGATACGCTGGGACGCCGCGCCATGATCATGTTTACCTACGGCATGTCGGGCCTGCTGCTGGCGCTCTCGGGCTATCTGTTCTCCATCGGCGTGCTCACCGCCCAGGGGCAGACCATCGCCTGGATGGTGATTTTCTTCTTTGCCTCGCCGGCCGCGAGCGCGGCCTATCTCACCGTCAGCGAGACCTTTCCGCTCGAAGTTCGCGCGCTGGCGATCGCGGTGTTCTATGCCGTCGGCACCGGTATCGGCGGCGTGGTCGGGCCGGCGCTGTTCGGCGTGCTGATCGATACGGGGTCGCGCACCAGCGTGTTCGCCGGCTACCTGCTGGGCTCAGCCCTGATGATCGCGGCCGCGATCGTGGCCTGGCGCTACGCCGTCTCGGCGGAGCGCAAATCGCTCGAACAAATCGCGCGGCCGCTCGCCTATATGGAGTAG
- a CDS encoding DUF3175 domain-containing protein: MGTALRAAGFRWGRKELTHGSCQKDDTIPQNSRAQEDQREASHDGAQEPKRGAPKRWSQRVTKQSDALDLKQGVFKLTSAKKIAASLKRSAEHSSRRKAGAYRSALSMLTFYINRAGKTLPQTQRARLEKAKVELKREFGRE; the protein is encoded by the coding sequence ATGGGAACGGCGCTTCGTGCCGCTGGTTTCCGATGGGGCCGCAAGGAATTGACGCATGGCTCATGTCAGAAAGACGACACAATCCCGCAAAACAGCCGCGCGCAGGAAGACCAGCGCGAGGCGTCCCACGACGGCGCGCAAGAGCCCAAGCGCGGCGCGCCGAAGCGCTGGTCGCAGCGCGTGACGAAGCAGAGCGACGCGCTCGACCTCAAGCAAGGCGTGTTCAAGCTGACCAGCGCGAAGAAGATCGCGGCCTCGCTGAAGCGCTCGGCCGAGCACAGTTCACGCCGCAAGGCGGGGGCTTATCGCTCGGCGCTGTCGATGCTGACCTTCTACATCAACCGCGCCGGCAAGACGCTGCCGCAGACACAACGCGCCCGGCTGGAGAAGGCGAAGGTGGAGCTGAAGCGGGAGTTTGGGAGGGAGTGA
- a CDS encoding methyl-accepting chemotaxis protein, whose product MSVTSKSRLSKLPTLRFRAKIILGFVAVLAILAVSMAFAYFGFERIQGAVASYRTSVSEADLARTVDRELIAYQGLARAYTLTGAADDETAAKAAEENLRSAIAKSMAATTGAARREQVGKLEAEFQRFTKVFGEIITLTRENNKIAADELNSVGNKIRFKFDDLADTAALAGLASVQTTAKDITSQYLAVSTSVSAFVAKPEPKTADGVIARVKFLETLLVSIYANDQKITDRVTEIGNLLKQYRTSFTKLSENVKIIVKLNGDMTKTAAGILKLSGELRSDLTADQQRIEASANATIMDTERLMVMLALGGLAIGAVLALMLGNGISRPMIAMCKAMRELASGNFDVVLPGLGRKDEIGEMAGAVEEFKVQAVAKAERDAAASEVQNREQAAGRRAELIRFADDFENAVGAIVSNVSASAVQLESAASTLTRTAETTQSLSSQVAGVSEQASSNMQSVATATEELSASVEEIGRQVRDSSRIAEAAVVQARETDGRIGKLSHAAQQIGEVVKLITAIAEQTNLLALNATIEAARAGEAGRGFAVVASEVKSLASQTAKATDEISSHITGMQGATAESVAAIKEIGATIGQISSISTSIASAVEQQGAATQEIARSVQTVAQGTQTAATDIGEVNRGAAETGSASEEVLHSAKTLSSESTRLRAELDRFMGNIRAA is encoded by the coding sequence ATGTCGGTCACGTCGAAGTCGCGCCTATCGAAGCTGCCAACGTTGCGTTTTCGTGCAAAAATCATCCTCGGCTTCGTGGCAGTGCTAGCCATCCTCGCCGTCAGTATGGCTTTCGCCTATTTCGGCTTCGAGCGGATCCAGGGCGCCGTCGCCTCCTACCGAACCAGCGTGTCGGAAGCCGACCTTGCCCGGACGGTCGATCGCGAGCTGATCGCCTATCAGGGGTTGGCGCGGGCCTATACCCTGACCGGCGCGGCCGATGACGAGACCGCGGCCAAGGCGGCTGAAGAGAATCTGAGGAGCGCGATCGCAAAGTCGATGGCCGCCACGACCGGTGCCGCCCGCCGTGAGCAGGTCGGCAAGCTCGAGGCTGAGTTCCAGCGCTTCACGAAGGTGTTCGGCGAAATCATCACCCTGACGCGCGAGAACAACAAGATCGCGGCCGATGAGCTCAACAGCGTCGGCAACAAGATCCGCTTCAAGTTCGACGACCTTGCCGATACTGCCGCGCTGGCCGGGCTGGCCTCGGTCCAGACCACGGCCAAGGACATCACCTCGCAATATCTGGCGGTCTCCACCTCGGTCAGCGCCTTCGTAGCCAAGCCGGAGCCGAAGACCGCCGATGGCGTGATCGCGCGAGTCAAATTCCTGGAGACCCTGCTGGTCTCGATCTATGCGAACGACCAGAAGATCACCGACCGCGTGACCGAGATCGGCAACCTTCTGAAGCAATACCGCACCTCCTTCACCAAGCTGTCGGAGAATGTGAAGATCATCGTCAAGCTGAACGGCGATATGACCAAGACGGCGGCAGGCATCCTCAAGCTCTCGGGCGAGCTGCGGTCGGATCTGACTGCCGATCAGCAGCGCATCGAAGCCAGCGCCAATGCGACGATCATGGACACCGAGCGGCTGATGGTGATGTTGGCGCTCGGCGGCCTCGCCATCGGCGCTGTGCTCGCCCTGATGCTCGGCAACGGCATCTCGCGTCCGATGATCGCGATGTGCAAGGCGATGCGCGAGCTGGCCTCGGGTAATTTCGACGTCGTGCTGCCGGGCCTCGGCCGCAAGGACGAGATCGGCGAGATGGCCGGTGCGGTCGAGGAGTTCAAGGTTCAAGCCGTTGCCAAAGCCGAACGCGATGCCGCCGCCAGCGAGGTCCAGAACCGCGAGCAGGCTGCAGGCCGGCGCGCCGAGCTGATTCGCTTTGCGGATGATTTCGAGAACGCGGTCGGCGCCATCGTCTCCAACGTCTCGGCCTCCGCCGTGCAGCTGGAATCGGCGGCTTCGACGCTGACCCGCACCGCCGAGACCACGCAGAGCCTGTCGAGCCAGGTCGCGGGCGTCTCCGAGCAGGCGTCCTCCAACATGCAGTCGGTCGCGACCGCGACGGAAGAGCTCTCGGCCTCGGTCGAGGAGATCGGCCGCCAGGTCCGCGATTCCAGCCGCATTGCCGAGGCCGCCGTGGTTCAGGCCAGGGAGACCGACGGGCGCATCGGCAAGCTGTCGCATGCGGCCCAGCAGATCGGCGAAGTGGTCAAGCTGATCACGGCGATTGCCGAGCAGACCAACCTTTTGGCGCTCAACGCCACCATCGAGGCGGCACGCGCCGGCGAAGCCGGGCGTGGCTTTGCCGTCGTTGCGAGCGAAGTGAAGTCGCTGGCGAGCCAGACCGCGAAGGCCACGGACGAGATCTCCTCGCACATCACGGGCATGCAGGGCGCCACGGCGGAATCGGTTGCCGCGATCAAGGAGATCGGGGCGACCATCGGCCAGATCTCGTCGATCTCGACCTCGATCGCGAGCGCGGTCGAGCAGCAGGGCGCGGCAACGCAGGAGATCGCGCGCAGTGTCCAGACCGTCGCGCAGGGCACCCAGACCGCGGCCACCGATATCGGCGAGGTCAACCGCGGCGCCGCCGAGACCGGCTCGGCCTCGGAGGAGGTGCTGCACTCGGCCAAGACGCTGTCATCCGAAAGCACCCGCCTGCGCGCCGAGCTCGATCGCTTCATGGGCAATATCCGGGCGGCGTAA